From Segatella copri, the proteins below share one genomic window:
- a CDS encoding RecQ family ATP-dependent DNA helicase, with protein MADKYQEILRTYWGYPDFRGIQRDIIESIARGEDTLGLMPTGGGKSITFQVPALAQKGVCIVVTPLIALMKDQVQHLKARNILAEAIYTGLSRQEILRILENCIFGEIKFLYVSPERLSSELFQTKLRHIPVSFITVDEAHCISQWGYDFRPSYLEIAKIRDMKPGVPVLALTATATPDVVEDIQNQLHFKKQNVFKMSFARKNLAYVVRTTNDKLTEMVHILQCTQGSAIIYARSRKRTKEMAELLNKQGISATFYHAGLDSDVKDIRQKNWQNDEIRVMVATNAFGMGIDKSDVRMVIHIDCPDSLEAYFQEAGRGGRDGEKAYAVLLYNQSDENKLMKRIDETFPDKEFIKDVYEHLAYFFQVAVGSGMGQTFMFEIEKFCFTYKYFPTRVDSALRILERSGYIHYEDNPDGKARIRFNISRNDLYLLENVSEKEESVITGLLRNYGGLFTDYVYIDESLIERVSELNRQQVYMILKNLSARHIIDFIPRRKTPYISYTRPREDGFRVIIPEEVWEVRKKQFTAHIKSIISYAKNDSICRSRQLLSYFGEKTKMKDDCGICDVCIDHKIPQKQTIISEILDLLKDGKPHDITELNQLKYDSEDMAAVLEEMVVENMMNVEEDEIRLEPKPEMKP; from the coding sequence ATGGCAGATAAATATCAAGAAATACTACGTACATATTGGGGGTATCCTGACTTTCGCGGCATACAACGAGACATCATCGAGAGTATAGCCCGAGGTGAGGATACCCTCGGTCTTATGCCTACAGGTGGCGGTAAATCCATCACCTTCCAGGTTCCGGCCCTTGCCCAAAAGGGCGTCTGCATTGTGGTAACTCCACTCATTGCACTGATGAAGGATCAGGTACAGCATCTCAAGGCCCGCAACATCCTGGCTGAAGCCATCTACACAGGATTGTCGCGCCAAGAGATTCTCCGAATATTGGAAAATTGTATTTTCGGTGAAATCAAGTTTCTGTATGTTTCACCAGAACGTCTTTCTTCAGAATTGTTCCAAACTAAATTGCGCCACATTCCGGTGAGTTTCATCACGGTAGATGAAGCTCACTGCATCAGCCAGTGGGGTTACGATTTCCGCCCGTCTTATCTCGAAATTGCAAAAATAAGAGATATGAAGCCCGGTGTACCAGTCCTTGCTCTTACGGCTACGGCCACTCCCGATGTAGTAGAAGATATCCAGAACCAGCTTCACTTCAAGAAGCAAAACGTATTTAAAATGAGTTTTGCCCGCAAGAATCTTGCCTATGTGGTGCGCACCACCAACGACAAGTTGACCGAAATGGTTCATATCCTACAGTGTACCCAAGGCTCAGCAATCATTTATGCGAGAAGCCGAAAACGAACCAAGGAGATGGCAGAACTTCTGAACAAACAAGGTATTTCTGCTACATTTTACCATGCCGGACTGGATTCCGACGTGAAGGATATCCGACAGAAAAACTGGCAAAATGACGAGATAAGGGTAATGGTAGCAACCAATGCTTTCGGCATGGGAATAGACAAGTCAGATGTGAGAATGGTAATTCATATAGATTGTCCAGACTCACTGGAAGCCTATTTTCAAGAGGCGGGACGAGGCGGAAGAGACGGCGAAAAGGCTTATGCTGTGCTGCTCTACAACCAGAGCGATGAAAACAAACTCATGAAACGCATAGACGAAACTTTCCCAGACAAAGAATTCATTAAAGACGTTTACGAGCATCTTGCTTACTTTTTCCAGGTGGCAGTTGGAAGCGGAATGGGACAGACTTTCATGTTCGAGATAGAGAAGTTCTGCTTCACCTACAAGTACTTCCCTACTCGCGTAGACTCGGCTCTGCGCATTCTGGAGCGCTCAGGCTATATCCACTACGAGGACAATCCTGACGGAAAAGCAAGAATCAGATTTAACATCAGCCGAAATGATCTCTATCTGCTAGAGAATGTTTCGGAGAAGGAAGAGTCTGTTATTACGGGGCTTCTGCGTAATTACGGCGGTCTGTTTACCGACTATGTTTACATTGATGAGTCGCTGATAGAGCGTGTAAGCGAACTAAACCGTCAGCAGGTATACATGATTCTGAAAAATCTGAGTGCCCGCCACATCATCGACTTCATTCCCCGCCGCAAGACACCTTATATCAGCTACACGCGTCCTAGGGAAGATGGTTTCAGAGTTATCATCCCTGAGGAGGTATGGGAAGTACGCAAGAAACAGTTTACTGCCCACATCAAGAGCATTATCAGTTATGCAAAGAACGACAGCATCTGCCGTTCGCGCCAGCTTCTGAGTTATTTTGGCGAAAAAACGAAAATGAAGGACGACTGCGGGATATGTGATGTCTGCATAGACCACAAAATACCCCAGAAGCAAACTATTATATCAGAAATTCTAGACTTGCTGAAAGACGGAAAGCCACATGACATTACAGAACTAAACCAACTGAAATATGATTCAGAAGATATGGCTGCAGTTCTTGAAGAAATGGTTGTGGAGAATATGATGAATGTTGAGGAAGATGAAATCCGGCTTGAACCGAAACCGGAAATGAAGCCCTAA
- the ilvC gene encoding ketol-acid reductoisomerase, with the protein MAEMNFGGVMETVVTSHEFSLEKAREVLKNETIAVIGYGIQGPGQACNLRDNGFNVIVGQRQGKTYEKCLKDGWVPGKTLFSIEEAAEKGTIICMLLSDAGQIACWPKIKPHLTAGKTLYYSHGFAINWSDRTGVVPPKDIDVIMVAPKGSGTSLRTMFCEGRGLNCSYAVYQDASGKAEEKTIAFGIGIGAGYLFKTTFQREATSDLTGERGSLMGAIEGLLEAQYDVLRENGHSPSEAFNETVEELTQSLGPLFGAKGMDWMYANCSTTAQRGALDWAPRFREAIKPVMEWLYYSVKTGNEAQISIDKNSQADYREKLNAELEAMRNKEMWQAGVTVRKLRPENN; encoded by the coding sequence ATGGCAGAAATGAATTTCGGTGGCGTAATGGAAACTGTTGTCACCAGTCATGAATTTTCATTGGAGAAAGCACGTGAAGTATTGAAGAACGAAACAATCGCAGTTATCGGTTATGGTATCCAGGGTCCTGGTCAGGCTTGTAACCTTCGCGATAATGGTTTCAACGTCATCGTCGGACAGCGTCAGGGTAAGACCTACGAGAAGTGTCTGAAGGATGGTTGGGTTCCTGGTAAGACATTGTTCTCTATCGAGGAAGCTGCTGAAAAGGGTACTATCATCTGTATGTTGCTTTCTGATGCCGGTCAGATTGCATGCTGGCCAAAGATTAAGCCACACCTCACAGCAGGTAAGACTTTGTATTATTCACATGGTTTCGCTATCAACTGGAGCGACCGCACAGGCGTTGTTCCACCAAAGGATATTGATGTAATCATGGTTGCTCCTAAGGGTTCTGGTACTTCTCTCCGCACTATGTTCTGCGAGGGTCGTGGTTTGAACTGCTCTTACGCTGTATACCAGGATGCATCTGGCAAGGCAGAGGAGAAGACTATTGCCTTCGGTATCGGTATCGGTGCCGGTTATTTGTTCAAGACAACATTCCAGCGTGAGGCTACTTCTGACCTCACAGGTGAGCGTGGCTCATTGATGGGTGCAATTGAGGGATTGTTGGAGGCACAGTATGACGTGCTCCGCGAGAATGGTCACTCTCCATCTGAGGCTTTCAACGAGACTGTTGAGGAGCTCACACAGAGCCTTGGCCCTCTCTTCGGTGCTAAGGGTATGGATTGGATGTATGCTAACTGTTCAACAACAGCTCAGCGTGGTGCTCTTGACTGGGCTCCTCGTTTCCGTGAGGCTATCAAGCCTGTAATGGAGTGGTTGTACTACTCTGTAAAGACTGGTAACGAGGCTCAGATTTCTATCGACAAGAACTCTCAGGCTGATTACCGCGAGAAGTTGAACGCTGAACTCGAGGCTATGCGCAACAAGGAAATGTGGCAGGCTGGTGTTACAGTTCGTAAACTTCGCCCTGAGAATAACTAA
- a CDS encoding acyl-[acyl-carrier-protein] thioesterase, which yields MEQKILDKVGRYEFLSEPFHCDFSSHLFMGHLGNHLLNAADFHSNDRGFGMNYLMPRHKTWVLSRLAIEMTEMPKSYDRFVVETWCESAMKYFTSRDFKICGKTSSSEEAKVYGYGKSVWAMIDTETRQPVDIFEIHDGLIKEYIDSEKPCPIQASSRVKMGKDAKLVRTIDTYYHDVDVNGHINSVKYIEHILDLFDLDYYKNHFLQRFEIAYVAESHQGDQLHFYLEETSEAEKMQEYCIKITKTGKNDVNEVEVVRSKAKFIKN from the coding sequence ATGGAACAGAAAATATTAGATAAGGTAGGGCGTTACGAATTCCTATCTGAGCCTTTCCACTGCGATTTCAGCAGCCACCTCTTTATGGGGCATCTCGGAAATCATCTGCTCAATGCTGCCGATTTTCACAGCAACGACCGCGGGTTCGGTATGAACTACCTCATGCCCCGACACAAGACATGGGTTCTCAGCCGACTGGCCATTGAGATGACAGAGATGCCGAAGTCTTACGACCGCTTTGTGGTAGAAACCTGGTGCGAGAGTGCCATGAAATATTTCACATCCCGAGATTTCAAAATCTGCGGCAAGACATCATCATCAGAAGAAGCCAAGGTTTACGGTTACGGCAAGAGCGTGTGGGCAATGATTGATACGGAGACCCGACAGCCTGTTGATATTTTTGAAATTCACGACGGGCTTATCAAAGAATATATTGATTCGGAAAAACCTTGTCCTATCCAGGCAAGTTCGAGAGTGAAAATGGGCAAGGATGCCAAGCTGGTGAGAACCATTGACACCTATTATCATGATGTAGATGTTAACGGACACATCAACTCGGTAAAATACATCGAACATATCCTCGACCTCTTTGATCTGGATTATTACAAAAATCACTTTTTGCAAAGATTTGAGATAGCTTACGTAGCAGAAAGTCACCAGGGAGACCAACTTCATTTCTATTTGGAAGAAACAAGTGAGGCAGAAAAAATGCAAGAATACTGCATAAAGATAACAAAAACCGGCAAAAATGACGTAAATGAGGTGGAAGTTGTAAGAAGTAAGGCTAAATTTATTAAAAATTGA
- the ilvN gene encoding acetolactate synthase small subunit — MENNNEKKLYTLLVYSENIAGILNQITAVFTRRQVNIESLNVSASSIKNIHKYTITVWSDEEQIEKINKAIEKKIDVVKSDYYSDDQIFIHEVALFKISTPVLLENPEVSRTIRKHDARMMEVNPTYSTVLLAGLTEDIADLFQQLNSYNCLLQYTRSGRIAVTRSFDEPISDYLKQNSED, encoded by the coding sequence ATGGAGAATAACAACGAAAAGAAATTATATACATTGCTTGTTTACTCAGAAAACATTGCCGGTATCCTGAATCAGATTACTGCCGTGTTTACTCGCAGACAGGTAAATATCGAGAGCTTGAATGTTTCGGCCAGTAGTATCAAGAATATACACAAGTATACCATTACGGTTTGGAGTGATGAAGAGCAGATTGAGAAAATCAACAAGGCAATAGAGAAGAAGATTGACGTGGTGAAGAGCGATTACTACTCTGACGACCAGATCTTCATCCATGAAGTGGCTCTCTTCAAGATTTCCACTCCGGTATTGCTCGAAAATCCAGAGGTTTCGCGCACCATCCGCAAGCATGATGCCCGCATGATGGAGGTGAATCCTACTTACAGCACCGTGCTCCTGGCAGGACTTACCGAAGACATCGCCGATCTCTTCCAGCAGCTCAACAGCTACAACTGCCTCCTTCAGTATACCCGAAGCGGCAGAATCGCTGTTACGAGAAGTTTTGACGAACCCATCTCTGATTATCTCAAGCAGAATTCAGAAGATTAG
- the ilvB gene encoding biosynthetic-type acetolactate synthase large subunit — protein MAKEVITGAEALMRSLKNEDVKTIFGYPGGSIMPVFDALYGYTRGEKKMFDHILVRHEQAAAHAAQGYARVSGEVGVALVTSGPGATNTLTGIADAMMDSTPIVVIAGQVGVGALGTDAFQEVDLVGVTQPISKWSYQIRRAEDVAWAVSRAFYIARSGRPGPVVLDFTKNAQVATCEWEPVKCEKVTSYNPYPTIDEKAVAEAAELINNAKKPFALVGHGVELGGAHNELIEFLEKADIPAGRTLLGLSALPSNHPLNMGMLGMHGSYATNMKTQECDVLIAIGMRFSDRITGVPSKYAPQAKIIHLDIDKAEIDKVIKTDVAVVGDCKQSLPAITRLLNKNVHREWRDSFEEYRQQEQEKVIEKDIHPTEGPLLMGEVTNVVTEATHNEAVLVNDVGQNQMISSRYFKFTKKLSIVTSGGFGTMGFGLPAAIGATFGAPDRTICCFFGDGGFQMNIQELGTIMEQQAPVKMILLNNNYLGNVRQWQDLMFGGRHSFTHMMNPHYAEIAKAYGIPYDVVIDRKDLQAKVEKMISTKGPYLLECAIKENEDIVPMTLPGKSVDEMQLELNY, from the coding sequence ATGGCAAAAGAAGTAATAACAGGAGCCGAAGCACTGATGCGCTCCCTGAAAAACGAGGATGTTAAAACCATCTTCGGATATCCGGGCGGCAGCATCATGCCAGTGTTTGATGCACTGTACGGTTACACGAGAGGTGAAAAGAAGATGTTTGACCACATCTTGGTACGTCACGAGCAGGCTGCTGCTCACGCTGCACAGGGTTATGCCCGAGTCAGCGGCGAAGTGGGCGTCGCTCTTGTCACTAGTGGTCCTGGAGCTACTAATACATTGACCGGCATCGCTGATGCCATGATGGATTCTACACCAATCGTAGTCATCGCCGGACAGGTAGGCGTAGGTGCCCTGGGTACCGATGCTTTCCAGGAGGTAGACCTCGTGGGTGTTACCCAGCCAATCTCCAAGTGGTCTTACCAGATACGCCGTGCCGAGGATGTGGCATGGGCTGTGAGCCGTGCTTTCTACATCGCCCGCAGCGGACGTCCGGGACCTGTGGTGCTCGACTTTACAAAGAATGCGCAGGTGGCTACATGCGAGTGGGAACCAGTGAAATGTGAGAAGGTTACATCTTACAACCCTTATCCTACGATAGATGAAAAGGCGGTGGCTGAAGCTGCCGAACTCATCAACAATGCCAAGAAACCATTCGCCCTCGTGGGGCATGGAGTAGAGCTTGGCGGTGCACATAATGAACTCATCGAATTCCTCGAGAAGGCAGATATCCCTGCCGGCAGAACCCTGCTCGGCCTTTCTGCCCTGCCTAGCAACCACCCGCTCAACATGGGTATGCTCGGCATGCACGGTTCTTATGCTACCAACATGAAGACCCAGGAGTGTGATGTGCTCATCGCCATCGGTATGCGTTTCAGCGACCGTATCACAGGCGTGCCTTCTAAGTATGCTCCTCAGGCAAAGATTATCCACCTGGACATTGACAAGGCTGAGATTGATAAGGTTATCAAGACCGATGTGGCTGTGGTGGGCGACTGCAAGCAGAGTCTGCCAGCCATTACCCGTCTGCTGAACAAGAATGTTCACCGCGAGTGGAGAGATTCCTTCGAGGAATACCGCCAGCAGGAACAGGAGAAGGTAATAGAGAAGGATATCCACCCTACAGAGGGACCGCTGCTTATGGGCGAGGTGACCAACGTGGTAACGGAAGCTACTCATAATGAAGCAGTTCTCGTAAACGACGTAGGTCAGAACCAGATGATCAGTAGCCGCTACTTCAAGTTTACCAAGAAGCTGAGCATCGTAACCAGTGGTGGCTTCGGAACCATGGGCTTCGGCCTTCCGGCAGCCATCGGTGCCACCTTCGGAGCTCCCGACCGCACCATCTGCTGTTTCTTTGGCGACGGCGGTTTCCAGATGAACATCCAGGAACTAGGCACCATCATGGAGCAGCAGGCACCGGTAAAGATGATTCTGCTGAACAACAACTATCTGGGCAACGTTCGCCAGTGGCAAGACCTGATGTTCGGCGGCCGTCACTCCTTCACCCACATGATGAATCCTCATTATGCAGAGATTGCCAAGGCCTACGGCATACCATACGATGTGGTAATAGACCGCAAGGACCTTCAGGCTAAGGTGGAGAAGATGATCAGCACCAAGGGTCCTTACCTGTTGGAGTGCGCCATCAAGGAGAATGAAGACATCGTTCCGATGACGCTGCCGGGCAAGAGTGTAGATGAGATGCAACTCGAGTTGAATTATTAA
- the ilvD gene encoding dihydroxy-acid dehydratase, producing MKHPLRSSVCTEGRRMAGARALWVAAGMKHEQFGKPIIAIVNSFTQFVPGHTHLHEIGQIVKKEIEAMGCYAAEFNTIAVDDGIAMGHDGMLYSLPSRDIIADSVEYMVNAHKADAMICISNCDKVTPGMLMASMRLNIPTVFCSGGPMEAGRWKGENADLITAMIKGADTSVSDEEMTQIEQCACPGCGSCSGMFTANSMNSLTEAIGLSLPGNGTILATHKNRIQLFKDAARQIVKNAYAYYEDGDESVLPRNIATRDAFLNAMTLDIAMGGSTNTVLHLLAVAQEAGADFKMEDIDQLSRKVPCLCKLSPNTQKYSVQECNRAGGILGILNELNKGGLINGAVKRVDGKTLDEQMKKYDITGTEIDAEADRIYHSAPGRKFSTQMGSQDAQWESLDTDRAEGCIRDLEHAYTKDGGLAVLFGNIAQNGCVVKTAGVDPVLWHFEGPAVCFDSQEDACEGILGGKVNSGDCVVITHEGPKGGPGMQEMLYPTSYIKSRHLGKECALITDGRFSGGTSGLSIGHISPEAAAGGNIGKIKDGDIIVIDIPSRSINVKLSDEELAARPQQPLKRNRVVSKALRAYAQSVSSADKGGVRIID from the coding sequence ATGAAACATCCATTAAGAAGCAGCGTCTGCACTGAAGGCAGAAGAATGGCAGGTGCCCGAGCACTCTGGGTAGCTGCAGGTATGAAACACGAGCAGTTTGGTAAACCAATCATTGCTATCGTGAACAGCTTTACTCAGTTTGTGCCAGGTCATACCCATCTTCATGAAATCGGTCAGATCGTCAAGAAGGAAATCGAAGCTATGGGGTGCTACGCAGCCGAATTCAATACCATCGCCGTTGACGACGGTATCGCAATGGGACACGACGGAATGCTCTATTCCCTCCCAAGCCGTGATATCATTGCCGACTCTGTAGAATACATGGTCAATGCTCACAAGGCCGACGCCATGATCTGCATCTCAAACTGCGACAAGGTAACCCCAGGTATGCTCATGGCATCTATGCGACTGAACATTCCTACCGTGTTCTGCTCAGGTGGACCTATGGAAGCCGGACGCTGGAAGGGTGAGAACGCCGACTTGATTACAGCTATGATTAAGGGTGCTGATACAAGCGTTTCTGACGAGGAGATGACGCAGATTGAGCAGTGCGCCTGCCCAGGTTGCGGTAGCTGCTCAGGTATGTTTACCGCCAACTCAATGAACTCACTCACCGAGGCCATCGGTCTGAGTTTGCCAGGCAACGGAACCATTCTTGCTACCCACAAGAACCGCATCCAGCTCTTCAAAGATGCTGCACGCCAGATAGTTAAGAACGCTTATGCATATTATGAGGACGGCGACGAGAGCGTATTGCCACGCAATATAGCTACCCGTGACGCATTCCTCAACGCCATGACCCTGGACATCGCCATGGGCGGAAGCACCAACACCGTGCTCCACTTGCTGGCAGTAGCTCAGGAAGCTGGCGCAGACTTCAAGATGGAAGACATCGACCAGTTGAGCCGCAAGGTGCCTTGCCTCTGTAAGTTGAGCCCTAACACCCAGAAATACAGTGTACAGGAGTGTAACCGCGCAGGTGGTATCCTCGGTATCCTGAACGAGCTGAACAAGGGCGGTCTGATCAACGGCGCCGTAAAGCGTGTTGACGGCAAAACACTCGATGAGCAGATGAAGAAATACGACATTACCGGCACAGAGATTGATGCCGAGGCTGACAGAATCTACCATTCAGCACCGGGCAGAAAGTTCTCTACCCAGATGGGTAGTCAGGATGCTCAGTGGGAGAGTCTCGACACCGACCGCGCCGAGGGTTGTATCCGCGACCTCGAGCATGCCTACACCAAGGATGGCGGACTGGCAGTGCTCTTCGGCAACATCGCCCAGAACGGTTGCGTAGTAAAGACAGCCGGCGTAGACCCAGTGCTCTGGCATTTTGAGGGTCCGGCCGTATGCTTTGATTCTCAGGAAGATGCATGCGAAGGCATCCTCGGCGGAAAGGTTAACTCAGGCGACTGCGTAGTCATCACCCACGAGGGTCCGAAGGGTGGCCCTGGCATGCAGGAGATGCTCTACCCAACCTCTTACATCAAGAGCCGTCACCTGGGCAAGGAATGTGCCCTCATCACCGACGGCCGCTTCTCAGGCGGTACATCAGGCTTGAGCATCGGTCACATCAGTCCTGAGGCTGCAGCAGGTGGCAACATCGGCAAGATTAAGGATGGCGATATCATCGTCATTGATATCCCTAGCCGCTCCATCAATGTGAAGCTCTCTGACGAGGAACTCGCAGCACGTCCACAGCAGCCGCTGAAGCGCAACCGCGTGGTTAGCAAGGCACTGCGCGCTTATGCCCAGAGCGTAAGTTCGGCAGATAAGGGCGGTGTGAGAATCATCGACTAG
- a CDS encoding OmpA family protein, protein MKKLVLMFAAAVMAVSASAQTTQESKFLDNWYLGVNVGAATKTTHNAWFKNVNPSVGVRLGKWFTPVWGAAVEADLYARNRNLPFTHKTLVRGASGKFIGTINATNLFLGYKGEPRKFEIIPLAGIGGYHSFNLHNGNLNALTANAGVDFAFNLGANKAWQVYVEPSMNWFLHDNKSACNGCQFDVNKSAFQVKVGVNYKFKGSNNSHNFTIVTPRDQNEIDGLNGQINNLRNDLNSKDSELAAKDKQIKDLQNALNECQKAPKYVKPATATNLQPTVLFTVGKSKVERSQMPNIEMIAQYMKNHPNAKVEIKGYASPEGSKELNQKLSEARANAVKNILVKTYKISANRLQAKGMGATDKLFKQVEFNRVATFNDNNAAE, encoded by the coding sequence ATGAAAAAGTTAGTATTAATGTTTGCTGCTGCCGTAATGGCAGTATCTGCATCTGCTCAGACTACACAGGAGAGCAAGTTCTTAGACAATTGGTATCTTGGTGTAAACGTAGGAGCTGCTACAAAGACTACTCACAATGCATGGTTCAAGAACGTAAATCCTTCAGTAGGTGTACGTCTCGGAAAGTGGTTTACTCCAGTTTGGGGTGCTGCTGTAGAGGCTGACCTCTATGCTCGTAACCGCAACCTGCCTTTTACACATAAGACTTTGGTTCGTGGTGCAAGCGGTAAGTTCATCGGTACTATCAATGCAACAAACCTCTTCTTGGGTTACAAGGGTGAGCCACGTAAATTCGAAATCATCCCATTGGCAGGCATCGGCGGTTACCACTCTTTCAACCTTCATAATGGCAACCTCAATGCCCTCACAGCTAACGCAGGTGTTGACTTCGCATTCAACCTTGGCGCAAACAAGGCTTGGCAGGTATATGTAGAGCCATCTATGAATTGGTTCCTTCACGACAACAAGAGTGCTTGCAATGGTTGCCAGTTTGATGTTAACAAGTCTGCTTTCCAGGTTAAGGTGGGTGTTAACTACAAGTTCAAGGGTTCTAACAACTCTCACAACTTCACTATCGTAACTCCACGCGACCAGAACGAGATTGATGGTTTGAATGGTCAGATCAACAACCTCCGCAACGACTTGAATAGCAAGGATTCTGAACTCGCAGCTAAGGACAAGCAGATCAAGGATCTCCAGAATGCGCTCAATGAGTGCCAGAAGGCTCCTAAGTATGTAAAGCCAGCTACTGCTACCAATTTGCAGCCAACAGTATTGTTTACTGTAGGTAAGTCAAAAGTAGAGCGTAGCCAGATGCCAAACATCGAGATGATTGCTCAGTATATGAAGAATCATCCAAATGCTAAGGTTGAAATTAAGGGTTATGCATCTCCAGAGGGTTCTAAGGAACTTAACCAGAAACTTTCTGAGGCTCGTGCCAATGCTGTAAAGAACATTCTCGTTAAGACTTACAAGATTAGCGCAAATCGTCTTCAGGCTAAGGGTATGGGTGCTACTGACAAGCTCTTCAAGCAGGTTGAGTTCAACCGTGTTGCTACATTCAATGATAACAATGCAGCTGAATAA